In Drosophila miranda strain MSH22 chromosome XR, D.miranda_PacBio2.1, whole genome shotgun sequence, the genomic window TATTTAagagcatacatacatacatatatacacacacacaataatAACTAATACTGTTAACAGATATCATCATcacgaatcgaatcgaattgaTAAAGCGGTGGGGTCATGTCGTACTTTAGCAGATCCCGGACGACATCGGTCATACGCCTCTTGAAAATTGGCAATGTGCGTTCGTTGAGCATGTCAAACTCTTCCACTAGTTCGCGGCACTTGGGGGCGTCGGTGGCCGATGCAGACAGATCCTGAATGGCCTCGGAGACTTCATCAATGTTCACCACTTCGTTGGCATTGGATATGAAGAAGGGCAAGGAAAACGCGGCCATTATCAGGCCAAATACACCAAAGAGCTGCAATTGACGGTCGAAGACGATGCGCGGATAGATATCGTCTGCATTCAGATCGCAGGAGCCCAGTTTCCGGCTCAACGTGTCGTAGTAAATGTTCAGAAAGGCTGGTAGGTGGTCATCCCTCAGCTGCTTCTCTGTGCAGGCGAATAGGTAGTGAACAAGGTCTAGAACAGGTGGGGCAAATCGAGACATTTGGAAATCGATCAGCTTGGCTTCAACCGCCAGATCAGAGTGAGTCTGTAGAGAAGATGGGACTACTTATAGACTCGGCTTACGACTGAGATCGAAATTTGCGCGCTAACCTCGTGCCTATACAGAATATTGTTGTTCCAGAAGTCGCCATGACAGATGACTGCGTGAGGCGACTGCGATGCGCCGTCCACACAGAAGAGTGTTAGGGCCTTTAGATTCCTCTCACAGCGCTCCAGCACCTCCATCATAGGCGTTGTGTGGTCGTCGCGCGCTTTGTCCTGCTCCAGCATGAGTCGAGTGCGCCTCAGCATTGCCTTGCCAAATTCGATCGTCACCGTCTCAATGTTCGCAGTGAATAGGTTGTCCTGCCGCACATGATCCACCAGTTCGCTGAACTTTACCTGATTCCGTTGCTGTAGGATAAAGGAGCACGCATGCAGCTCGGCCACCGCTTTGAGGGTGGACACCACAATGTCGTAGGTGGGCATGGAGCTGCGTGGGTTTGTCTGAAAACCGTTCTGGGACAGGTCCTCGAAGATCAGGAACTCGTCGGGCGCCTG contains:
- the LOC108152044 gene encoding uncharacterized protein LOC108152044, translating into MTESDSELSSAVSNALLALYQRQDVPLVAQPIAGVGENAYGQVLLVSWPTESKAKRVVVKMAPKNEARRQHMHVVDYYAREVFMYQNVFHSYRELADDHSAFTVAPELLASGLQAPDEFLIFEDLSQNGFQTNPRSSMPTYDIVVSTLKAVAELHACSFILQQRNQVKFSELVDHVRQDNLFTANIETVTIEFGKAMLRRTRLMLEQDKARDDHTTPMMEVLERCERNLKALTLFCVDGASQSPHAVICHGDFWNNNILYRHETHSDLAVEAKLIDFQMSRFAPPVLDLVHYLFACTEKQLRDDHLPAFLNIYYDTLSRKLGSCDLNADDIYPRIVFDRQLQLFGVFGLIMAAFSLPFFISNANEVVNIDEVSEAIQDLSASATDAPKCRELVEEFDMLNERTLPIFKRRMTDVVRDLLKYDMTPPLYQFDSIRDDDIC